In Microbacterium galbinum, the genomic stretch CGCCACTCCCACCACGCGCCGAGCGGATCGGCCGCCGCACGCACCCGCCCGTCGAGCGCGACCGCGAACCCGGGCCACGCCTCCACGTCGATCGGCGGCTCCCAGACGTCCAGCAGGCCGGGCGGGTCGATCGTGACCCACCGCGCCGGGAGCTCACGGATGCGGGCGACCAGAGCCGACCTGGCGGCGCGCGGGATGTGCACGAGCACGCCGGGGGTGGTGATCACGAGCGTCGCCCCGACCGGCGCCCGGGCGACGAGAGCATCGAGGCGTTCGAGCGCGTCGCCGGCGACGAGCGTCGGCGGATCGGATGCCGCGATGTCGAGCGCCGCCGCGATCCGCTGCTCGCGGCCGGTCTCCCCCGGCCACACGAGCCCCTGCAACCACCGACGATCGTCGGCATCGCGGGCATCGAGCGGTGCGAGATCGATCCCGGCGCGCCACACGATCTCGGGCAGCCGCAGGTCCGGAAGCTCCCCGTCGACCCGACTGGCGAGCACGACCGGGGAGACCCCGTCGAGCGGATCGAGCGCCACCCGCGCCTCGCCATCGGAGCCGCTGAAGCGGTACGAGTAACGATCCGGGTAGAGGCAGAGGCCCGCGGATGCCCCGATCTCCAGCAGCGCGATCGGTCCGTCGATCTCCGACAGCACCGGGAGGAGCGCCGCGAGCCGGAGCGGCTCGTTGGTCTGCAGCGAGCGCGCGGAGCACTGGGCGACGACGGCATCCGCGTTCCGGAGCACGAA encodes the following:
- a CDS encoding DUF2332 domain-containing protein, with amino-acid sequence MTDAVRERYARFAEKEAPGRSALYAEWAAGVAGDGPVQKVLARIPENRRQPPLVFAVTRLLGAALEGYPVWRDFVLRNADAVVAQCSARSLQTNEPLRLAALLPVLSEIDGPIALLEIGASAGLCLYPDRYSYRFSGSDGEARVALDPLDGVSPVVLASRVDGELPDLRLPEIVWRAGIDLAPLDARDADDRRWLQGLVWPGETGREQRIAAALDIAASDPPTLVAGDALERLDALVARAPVGATLVITTPGVLVHIPRAARSALVARIRELPARWVTIDPPGLLDVWEPPIDVEAWPGFAVALDGRVRAAADPLGAWWEWRAAERPHPS